Proteins found in one Methylobacterium sp. CB376 genomic segment:
- a CDS encoding glycosyltransferase family 4 protein: MRIAQIAPLAEAVPPKFYGGTERVVSWLTEELVRQGHDVTLFASGDSETSAKLVACAPEGLRLAGIRDHVASHLAMLYHLRRRADEFDIIHFHIDLLQYPLFEDLNHKCVTTLHGRLDVPDFMPVYRTFTGMPLVSISDHQRGPMPSNANWLATIHHGLPAENCRFSAAPRDGGYLAFLGRISPEKRPDRAIEMAKRSGVKLKIAAKVDKADQEYWDEVIEPMTHHPLIEYIGEINEDQKHEFLGNALALAFPIDWPEPFGLVMIEAMSAGTPVIAWRNGSVPEVIKDGVSGVLVESMDEAVAAVETVKGMSRQAVRRYFDTRFTATVMANTYLNAYESLIAADAAAIKLPGLRPEIGAGAANGVHGAKPAGLWPL, encoded by the coding sequence GTGCGCATAGCCCAGATCGCCCCCCTCGCAGAGGCCGTGCCGCCCAAGTTCTACGGAGGCACCGAACGTGTGGTCTCGTGGCTGACGGAGGAGCTGGTGCGCCAGGGCCACGACGTGACCCTGTTCGCGAGCGGCGACTCGGAGACGAGCGCCAAGCTGGTCGCCTGCGCCCCCGAGGGCCTGCGCCTCGCCGGCATCCGCGACCACGTGGCGAGCCACCTCGCCATGCTCTACCACCTGCGCCGGCGGGCGGACGAATTCGACATCATCCACTTCCACATCGACCTCCTGCAGTATCCGCTGTTCGAGGACCTGAACCACAAGTGCGTCACGACCCTGCACGGGCGCCTCGACGTGCCGGACTTCATGCCGGTCTACCGGACCTTCACGGGCATGCCGCTCGTGTCGATCTCCGACCACCAGCGCGGCCCGATGCCGTCGAACGCCAACTGGCTGGCGACGATCCATCACGGCCTGCCGGCGGAGAACTGCCGCTTCTCGGCCGCGCCGAGGGACGGCGGCTACCTCGCCTTCCTGGGCCGCATCTCGCCCGAGAAGCGCCCCGACCGCGCCATCGAGATGGCCAAGCGCTCCGGCGTCAAGCTCAAGATCGCCGCCAAGGTCGACAAGGCCGACCAGGAATACTGGGACGAGGTCATCGAGCCGATGACCCATCACCCGCTCATCGAGTATATCGGTGAGATCAACGAGGACCAGAAGCACGAGTTTCTCGGCAACGCCCTGGCGCTCGCCTTCCCGATCGACTGGCCGGAGCCGTTCGGCCTGGTGATGATCGAGGCGATGTCGGCGGGCACGCCGGTGATCGCGTGGCGCAACGGCTCCGTGCCGGAAGTCATCAAGGACGGCGTGTCGGGCGTCCTGGTCGAGTCCATGGACGAGGCCGTGGCCGCCGTCGAGACCGTGAAGGGCATGAGCCGCCAGGCGGTGCGCCGCTACTTCGACACGCGCTTCACCGCGACCGTGATGGCCAACACCTACCTCAACGCCTACGAGTCGCTGATCGCCGCTGACGCGGCGGCGATCAAGCTGCCGGGCCTGCGCCCCGAGATCGGGGCGGGCGCCGCGAACGGCGTGCACGGGGCGAAGCCGGCCGGCCTCTGGCCGCTCTGA
- a CDS encoding amylo-alpha-1,6-glucosidase, with protein sequence MAATVQERSPFPGVPDDEPLPQYHIEAQTSLVERPLRSLKHGDAFAVLDSYGDIGVFPGPEGLYFQDTRFLSRLQLTVEGQRPLLLGSVIQDDNGALSVDMTTPDIRLDAGDETSIPREIIALDRTKFMFRGTCYDRIGLRNYDTRPRHLRLALTFDADFRDLFEVRGATRERRGQRSVVVTRPDEVTFRYQGLDNRLRTTRLRFGPAPTVIEPHRAEFEIRLAPGGRASIFVRAVFDASDVKADALVAVTGSALPTSSPVYPNPRREEGHAKGEGMAFALAYRDARRDLRAATADITTIESSNDQFNEAACRATADLYMLATRTTHGIYPYAGIPWYSTVFGRDGIITAMMTLWIDPNIARGVLRYLAATQARTNNPAADAQPGKILHETRHGEMANLGEVPFALYYGTIDATPLFVMLAGQYFEQTGDRATVQAIWPNILAALEWIDTYGDRDGDGFVEYARETDKGLANQGWKDSHDSIFHADGRMAQGPIALCEVQGYVYAAKRAASKLAGVLGHVALSERLKDAAERLRTAFDRAFYLPEIGTYALALDGEKRPCAVRASNAGHALFTGIALPERAASVAEVLMSKDGFNGWGVRTIAQGEARYNPMSYHNGSIWPHDNAIVALGLARYGHKAAAARVFEGQHGASLYQDGRRLPELFCGFSQRNQRGPTNYPVACSPQAWAAAAPFAFLAACLGLELRHDRNRIRFRDPILPGFLDRVLIRNLKLGPSRVDLLLHRHGPDVTVNVLRRKGDAQVVLMK encoded by the coding sequence ATGGCCGCGACCGTGCAGGAGAGGAGCCCCTTTCCCGGCGTCCCCGACGACGAGCCCCTGCCCCAGTACCACATCGAGGCCCAGACCTCCCTGGTCGAGCGGCCCCTGCGCTCTCTCAAGCACGGCGACGCGTTCGCGGTGCTGGACAGCTACGGCGACATCGGGGTCTTCCCCGGGCCCGAGGGCCTGTACTTCCAGGACACCCGGTTCCTGTCGCGCCTCCAGCTCACGGTGGAGGGCCAGCGCCCGCTCCTGCTCGGCTCGGTGATCCAGGACGACAACGGCGCGCTCTCGGTCGACATGACCACGCCCGACATCCGCCTCGACGCGGGCGACGAGACCTCGATCCCGCGCGAGATCATCGCCCTCGACCGCACCAAGTTCATGTTCCGGGGCACCTGCTACGACCGGATCGGGCTGCGCAACTACGACACCCGGCCCCGGCACCTGCGCCTCGCCCTGACCTTCGACGCGGATTTCCGCGACCTGTTCGAGGTCCGCGGCGCCACCCGCGAGCGGCGCGGCCAGCGCAGCGTCGTGGTCACGCGGCCCGACGAGGTCACCTTCCGCTACCAGGGCCTCGACAACCGGCTGCGCACCACCCGCCTGCGCTTCGGCCCCGCCCCGACCGTGATCGAGCCGCACCGGGCCGAGTTCGAGATCCGCCTCGCCCCCGGCGGCCGGGCCTCGATCTTCGTGCGGGCGGTGTTCGATGCGAGCGACGTCAAGGCCGACGCGCTGGTCGCCGTGACCGGCAGCGCCCTGCCCACCTCCTCCCCGGTCTACCCCAACCCGCGCCGCGAGGAGGGCCACGCCAAGGGCGAGGGCATGGCCTTCGCGCTGGCCTACCGCGACGCGCGCCGCGACCTGCGCGCGGCCACCGCCGACATCACCACCATCGAGAGCTCGAACGACCAGTTCAACGAGGCGGCCTGCCGGGCCACCGCCGACCTCTACATGCTGGCGACCCGCACGACCCACGGGATCTACCCCTACGCGGGCATCCCCTGGTACAGCACGGTGTTCGGCCGCGACGGCATCATCACGGCGATGATGACGCTCTGGATCGACCCCAACATCGCCAGGGGCGTGCTGCGCTACCTCGCGGCGACCCAGGCGAGGACCAACAACCCGGCGGCCGATGCCCAGCCGGGCAAGATCCTGCACGAGACCCGCCACGGCGAGATGGCCAATCTCGGCGAGGTGCCCTTCGCGCTCTACTACGGCACGATCGACGCGACGCCGCTCTTCGTGATGCTGGCCGGCCAGTATTTCGAGCAGACCGGCGACAGGGCGACCGTCCAGGCGATCTGGCCGAACATCCTGGCCGCCCTCGAATGGATCGACACCTACGGCGACCGGGACGGCGACGGCTTCGTCGAGTACGCCCGGGAGACCGACAAGGGCCTCGCCAACCAGGGCTGGAAGGACAGCCACGACTCGATCTTCCACGCGGACGGCCGCATGGCCCAGGGCCCGATCGCGCTCTGCGAAGTGCAGGGCTACGTCTACGCCGCCAAGCGCGCCGCCTCGAAGCTCGCGGGCGTGCTCGGCCACGTCGCCCTGTCGGAGCGCCTGAAGGACGCCGCCGAGCGCCTGCGGACCGCCTTCGACCGGGCGTTCTACTTGCCGGAGATCGGCACCTACGCCCTCGCCCTCGACGGGGAGAAGCGCCCCTGCGCGGTGCGGGCCTCCAATGCCGGCCACGCCCTCTTCACCGGCATCGCGCTGCCCGAGCGGGCGGCGAGCGTCGCCGAGGTGCTGATGTCCAAGGACGGGTTCAACGGCTGGGGCGTGCGCACGATCGCGCAGGGCGAGGCGCGCTACAACCCGATGTCCTACCACAACGGCTCGATCTGGCCGCACGACAACGCCATCGTGGCGCTGGGCCTCGCCCGCTACGGCCACAAGGCGGCGGCGGCGCGGGTCTTCGAGGGCCAGCACGGCGCGTCGCTCTACCAGGACGGGCGGCGGCTGCCGGAACTGTTCTGCGGCTTCAGCCAGCGCAACCAGCGCGGGCCCACCAATTACCCGGTGGCCTGCAGCCCGCAGGCCTGGGCGGCCGCGGCGCCCTTCGCCTTCCTGGCCGCCTGCCTCGGCCTCGAACTGCGCCACGACCGCAACCGGATCCGCTTCCGCGACCCGATCCTGCCGGGCTTCCTCGACCGGGTGCTGATCCGCAACCTGAAGCTCGGCCCCTCCCGCGTCGACCTCCTGCTCCACCGCCACGGCCCCGACGTGACGGTCAACGTCCTGCGCCGCAAGGGCGACGCGCAGGTGGTGCTGATGAAGTGA
- the tsaA gene encoding tRNA (N6-threonylcarbamoyladenosine(37)-N6)-methyltransferase TrmO: MSGEFGLRPGEEGIPLPAEFDAGLHFIGRLRTPWTRREECPRNAAQSDAACTVELDPRFAPGLLALDGTTHLILLYWMDRAPRSLLVQRPRHAAGPRGTFALRSPARPNPIALAVVDLLGIAGHRLTVRGLDCLDGTPLLDIKPYFASTDSKPGARVGWHEA; encoded by the coding sequence GTGAGCGGCGAGTTCGGCCTGCGCCCCGGCGAGGAGGGCATCCCCCTCCCCGCCGAATTCGACGCCGGCCTCCACTTCATCGGGCGCCTGCGCACCCCCTGGACGCGCCGCGAGGAATGCCCGCGCAACGCGGCGCAGTCGGACGCCGCCTGCACGGTCGAGCTCGATCCGCGCTTCGCCCCGGGCCTCCTCGCCCTCGACGGCACGACCCACCTGATCCTCCTCTACTGGATGGACCGGGCGCCGCGCTCGCTGCTGGTGCAGCGCCCCCGCCACGCCGCCGGCCCGCGCGGCACCTTCGCGCTGCGCTCGCCGGCGCGGCCGAACCCGATCGCCCTCGCGGTCGTCGACCTCCTCGGCATCGCCGGGCACCGGCTCACCGTGCGCGGCCTCGACTGCCTCGACGGGACCCCGCTCCTCGACATCAAGCCCTACTTCGCCTCGACCGACTCAAAGCCCGGGGCGCGGGTCGGCTGGCACGAGGCCTGA
- a CDS encoding methyl-accepting chemotaxis protein, which translates to MRIRSKLLALMGALGGVTLLVAALAVHFLAAVGGDLEAVRATSTRALYSERLNRLVTAAVMESRGIYAAKDVAEARPFADGLVASLDAVDALLARWTPLVPDEERPLLEAVVKGAAAFRSFRLETVRLAREVSPQAAALQGNNEANRANRKAFQVSIDALTAHSQDSVAAIEGQARRLADDRMRLLLGLALGGALASVALGALVAQRQIGRPLQQVTAAIRALAAGEVRLPQAVRRRDEIGEIWASMAVFAEAMREAETLRGREAEGERRASAERRAQQAALGQRFEESVGGLVRQVAAAARAMEDQARTLVETADVATRDAQIVSGAAQRTSSHVATVAAATEEMSASIQEIVERVDASSQVAGQAQEDARRTDASVQQLAASAERISRVVAVISDIAAQTNLLALNATIEAARAGEAGRGFAVVAAEVKSLAGQTARATEEIAGHIGEIQAATRAAVADLGRIGGVIATMSGAAGAIAAAVSQQGGATREIARSAQEAAAGTAQVTQTVTELHRGAGLTGDAAARVLEAANAVSDCSDTLTREVSGFLSALSAA; encoded by the coding sequence ATGCGGATCCGAAGCAAGCTGCTCGCCCTCATGGGCGCGCTCGGGGGCGTGACGCTCCTGGTGGCGGCGCTGGCCGTGCACTTCCTGGCGGCGGTCGGCGGCGACCTGGAAGCGGTGCGGGCGACCTCGACCCGGGCGCTCTACAGCGAGCGGCTGAACCGCCTCGTCACGGCCGCCGTGATGGAGTCCCGCGGGATCTACGCCGCGAAGGACGTCGCGGAGGCGCGGCCCTTCGCGGACGGGCTCGTGGCCTCGCTCGACGCGGTCGACGCGCTCCTCGCCCGCTGGACCCCCCTCGTCCCGGACGAGGAAAGGCCCCTGCTCGAGGCGGTGGTCAAGGGGGCGGCGGCCTTCCGGAGCTTCCGGCTCGAGACGGTGCGGCTCGCCCGCGAGGTCTCGCCCCAGGCCGCGGCCCTGCAGGGCAACAACGAGGCGAACCGGGCCAACCGCAAGGCCTTCCAGGTCAGCATCGACGCGCTGACCGCCCACAGCCAGGATTCCGTCGCGGCGATCGAGGGGCAGGCGCGGCGCCTCGCCGACGACCGCATGCGGCTGCTGCTCGGGCTCGCCCTCGGCGGAGCGCTGGCCTCGGTCGCGCTCGGGGCCCTGGTGGCCCAGCGCCAGATCGGGCGGCCGCTGCAGCAGGTCACGGCGGCGATCCGGGCCCTCGCCGCGGGCGAGGTGCGGCTGCCGCAGGCGGTGCGGCGCCGGGACGAGATCGGCGAGATCTGGGCCAGCATGGCGGTCTTCGCCGAGGCGATGCGCGAGGCCGAGACCCTGCGCGGCCGGGAGGCCGAGGGCGAGCGCCGGGCGAGCGCCGAGCGCCGGGCGCAGCAGGCCGCCCTCGGGCAGCGCTTCGAGGAGAGCGTCGGGGGCTTGGTGAGGCAGGTCGCGGCGGCGGCGCGGGCGATGGAGGATCAGGCCCGCACGCTGGTGGAGACCGCCGACGTGGCGACCCGCGACGCGCAGATCGTGTCCGGGGCGGCGCAGCGGACCTCGTCGCACGTGGCGACCGTGGCGGCGGCCACGGAGGAGATGTCGGCCTCGATCCAGGAGATCGTCGAGCGGGTCGACGCCTCCTCGCAGGTGGCCGGCCAGGCGCAGGAGGATGCCCGCCGCACCGATGCCAGCGTGCAGCAGCTGGCGGCGAGCGCCGAGCGGATCAGCCGCGTCGTGGCGGTGATCTCCGACATCGCGGCGCAGACGAACCTGCTGGCCTTGAACGCCACGATCGAGGCGGCGCGGGCCGGCGAGGCGGGCCGCGGCTTCGCGGTCGTCGCCGCCGAGGTGAAGAGCCTCGCCGGGCAGACCGCCCGGGCGACGGAGGAGATCGCCGGTCATATCGGCGAGATCCAGGCCGCCACGCGGGCGGCGGTGGCGGATCTCGGCCGCATCGGCGGCGTGATCGCCACGATGTCGGGCGCGGCGGGCGCCATCGCGGCGGCCGTCTCGCAGCAGGGCGGCGCGACCCGCGAGATCGCCCGCAGCGCGCAGGAGGCCGCCGCCGGGACCGCGCAGGTGACGCAGACCGTGACCGAGCTGCACCGCGGCGCGGGCCTGACGGGCGACGCGGCCGCCCGGGTGCTGGAGGCCGCCAACGCGGTGTCGGACTGCTCCGACACCCTCACCCGCGAGGTGAGCGGCTTCCTCTCGGCCCTCTCCGCCGCGTGA
- a CDS encoding GNAT family N-acetyltransferase, which produces MNAPFSPRGASASLAPEIVPAASLDPAAWDALVARAAAPSPDYGRRMIAAHLAHGLAPPDLACVVVRDGPALLALLPIRPARPMLRRSAAPFTAPIITATAPLVAEGAAFAPALAALVAGLARVSDSWRWPLLPAGTPAGAGLLAAMAEAGWGVETVSRFARPVLDRFPDHAACLAAAPSRNRVKDLRRRRRRLDALGAVRFETVGPAGDLGAACAAFLALERAGWKGRVGTALASRPATAALAADLFGAGEGPVTARADLLRLDGVPIAASVALTCRRTVFLLKTAYDERYAAFAPGALLEAEIVRALHEGSEADRLDSATQDSRVLADLYPGRSEIVGFAASAPGGPPVAALAAALRRSGAWRARAAALRAWLRRAAARG; this is translated from the coding sequence GTGAACGCCCCGTTCTCCCCGCGCGGCGCCTCCGCCTCGCTCGCGCCCGAGATCGTCCCGGCCGCCTCCCTCGACCCCGCCGCCTGGGACGCCCTCGTCGCGCGCGCGGCGGCGCCCTCGCCGGATTACGGCCGGCGCATGATCGCGGCCCACCTCGCCCACGGGCTCGCCCCGCCGGACCTCGCCTGCGTGGTCGTCCGGGACGGGCCGGCGCTGCTGGCGCTGCTGCCGATCCGGCCCGCGCGCCCGATGCTGCGAAGGAGCGCCGCGCCCTTCACCGCCCCGATCATCACGGCGACGGCGCCCCTCGTCGCCGAGGGCGCCGCTTTCGCGCCCGCCCTCGCGGCGCTGGTGGCGGGCCTCGCGCGCGTCTCGGACAGCTGGCGCTGGCCGCTCCTGCCCGCGGGCACGCCCGCCGGCGCCGGGCTCCTCGCCGCGATGGCGGAGGCAGGCTGGGGCGTCGAGACCGTCTCGCGCTTCGCGCGGCCGGTCCTCGACCGTTTCCCGGACCACGCCGCCTGCCTCGCCGCGGCGCCGAGCCGCAACCGGGTCAAGGACCTGCGGCGGCGGCGGCGGCGCCTCGACGCGCTCGGCGCCGTGCGCTTCGAGACGGTCGGGCCGGCGGGCGACCTCGGCGCCGCCTGCGCGGCCTTCCTCGCCCTGGAGCGGGCCGGCTGGAAGGGCCGGGTCGGCACCGCGCTGGCGAGCCGCCCCGCCACGGCCGCCTTGGCGGCCGATCTGTTCGGGGCGGGCGAGGGGCCGGTCACCGCCCGGGCGGACCTGCTGCGCCTCGACGGCGTGCCGATCGCCGCGAGCGTGGCGCTGACCTGCCGCCGGACCGTGTTCCTCCTGAAGACGGCCTACGACGAGCGCTACGCCGCCTTCGCGCCCGGCGCCCTGCTGGAGGCGGAGATCGTCCGCGCCCTGCACGAGGGATCCGAGGCCGACCGGCTCGATTCGGCGACGCAGGACAGCCGCGTCCTGGCGGACCTCTATCCGGGGCGCAGCGAGATCGTCGGCTTCGCGGCCTCGGCGCCGGGCGGCCCGCCGGTCGCCGCCCTGGCGGCCGCCCTGCGGCGCTCGGGGGCGTGGCGCGCGCGGGCGGCCGCCCTGCGGGCCTGGCTGCGACGGGCCGCCGCGCGGGGCTGA
- a CDS encoding lipopolysaccharide biosynthesis protein — translation MAAGASLSDASASVAGLARMAVAVFGVRVAAAGCALLAQVLMARAMGPAEYGIFAAVWVWTALLGHASTWGLSQAASRFLPEYRATGTAARGRGFLVFGAALSLAAGTLLAGTGAALLALAPGLVEPGLRGPLLLGALVLPLVALQDFCEGVARGQTWTLLAIAPPYLLRQALLAAAMLAAVAAGAPPLAATAVACMLAATALSLALQGAALLGRLARLLPPGPGAYPWRGWMRTALPLALVDLAGSGFNFADVLVLGFLLPPEAVGLYFAATRLVQVVAFVAYAASAVAAPRFAEAQARGDRAGLARLVRHWARLTLLAVLATGLAILAAAPVLLGLFGADFRAGLPLLALLVAGHALAAAFGPAEDVLSMLGAERLCAALTGALLVLTVALMLALVPPLGVLGAALAAALVVALRGLLLALAARRRLGLATAAIGPTRPEAAP, via the coding sequence ATGGCGGCCGGGGCCTCTCTCAGCGACGCGTCGGCTTCCGTGGCGGGCCTCGCGCGCATGGCCGTCGCGGTGTTCGGCGTGCGGGTCGCCGCCGCGGGCTGCGCGCTCCTCGCCCAGGTGCTGATGGCGCGGGCCATGGGGCCCGCCGAGTACGGGATCTTCGCGGCGGTCTGGGTCTGGACGGCGCTCCTCGGCCACGCCTCCACCTGGGGCCTGTCGCAGGCGGCCTCCCGCTTCCTGCCGGAATACCGGGCGACGGGGACGGCGGCGCGGGGGCGGGGCTTCCTGGTGTTCGGGGCCGCGCTCTCCCTGGCCGCCGGGACGCTGCTCGCCGGGACCGGAGCCGCCCTCCTCGCCCTCGCGCCGGGCCTCGTGGAGCCCGGCCTGCGCGGGCCGCTGCTGCTCGGCGCCCTGGTCCTGCCGCTCGTCGCCCTGCAGGATTTCTGCGAGGGCGTCGCGCGGGGCCAGACCTGGACCCTGCTGGCCATCGCGCCGCCCTACCTGCTGCGGCAGGCGCTGCTGGCGGCGGCGATGCTGGCCGCGGTGGCCGCAGGGGCGCCCCCGCTCGCCGCGACCGCGGTCGCCTGCATGCTGGCCGCCACCGCCCTCTCCCTGGCGCTGCAGGGGGCCGCGCTCCTGGGGCGCCTCGCGCGCCTGCTGCCGCCCGGCCCGGGCGCCTATCCGTGGCGCGGCTGGATGCGCACCGCCCTGCCGCTCGCCCTCGTCGACTTGGCCGGCTCGGGCTTCAACTTCGCGGACGTTCTGGTGCTCGGCTTCCTGCTGCCCCCCGAGGCGGTCGGGCTCTACTTCGCGGCGACCCGCCTCGTGCAGGTCGTGGCCTTCGTCGCCTACGCGGCCTCCGCGGTCGCGGCCCCGCGCTTCGCGGAGGCGCAGGCCCGGGGCGACCGGGCCGGCCTCGCGCGCCTCGTGCGGCACTGGGCGCGCCTGACGCTCCTCGCCGTCCTGGCGACGGGGCTCGCGATCCTGGCCGCGGCGCCCGTGCTGCTCGGGCTGTTCGGCGCCGATTTCCGGGCCGGGCTGCCGCTCCTCGCGCTCCTGGTCGCCGGGCACGCCCTGGCGGCCGCCTTCGGCCCGGCGGAGGACGTGCTGAGCATGCTCGGGGCCGAGCGCCTCTGCGCGGCCCTCACGGGCGCGCTCCTCGTCCTCACGGTCGCCCTGATGCTGGCCCTGGTGCCGCCCCTCGGGGTGCTCGGGGCGGCGCTCGCCGCCGCCCTCGTCGTCGCGCTGCGCGGCCTCCTCCTGGCCCTGGCCGCGCGGCGGCGCCTCGGCCTCGCCACGGCGGCCATCGGCCCCACCCGTCCCGAGGCCGCCCCGTGA